A portion of the Verrucomicrobiia bacterium genome contains these proteins:
- a CDS encoding fibronectin type III domain-containing protein, with the protein MRSKKPWAASRLIAAGAALFVAGSAFAGSVTYNFTTDPQADPNLEFGGNFVNTMPWVDSGGNPGGFLALTWPIGSLYQGVIFPDIDPGKIVTGFNFKCDIRTGNSTGDRVADGFSVSFARDGDPVLGDINNMGNFAGGIAEGGTTTGIAVLFDTWSGNTLPDGADIEGIIVRVDNRTVLRQALPTRHGACTDITSLQTGPWDSEYWAQGGDPMDPASWAGLCWQPFEIDLTQDGKLTVAWKGNKVLDAFQTDYFPSAGRIVFAGRTGGANGHTHIDNLQLTTVAVESGGPPTAPGALTVAQAGARRVALSWGPATTPDGTRVAYRLSRNGNQLGGLLTETTYEDRGLSPGTTYNYSVVAVNLAGQDGPAATVSATTVAEVAGIGFPLVRIYDGFGGAGQFDIDTVLADPKWPNSPDRTFYANGLNFADFGDNYMAAISTTITVPETGQYRFFVRSDDASRFYINPTGTAIPNPLVDLPVAQENGCCGPFEEPGAGENVDDGTFPTSEPIQLTAGSRYGVLFLVKEAGGGDFGQVAMRREGSTTPANQLTPIGGALIEAPADAVGASATIVTQPADATTVAYQPVTFSVTAETVSAYGAGTFYQWYKNDALIPNATAATYTIPVAMPADNGAKFKVLVGTLGANVTSAEATLTVNAGQAPLVANVEGSESFTAATVRFNQPVSAPSSTTVANYTFSGGLTVSAATVVDQYTVRLTTSTQAEGTTYNLTVNGVQNLGGTPAAAASGVLNSWLLVPNRARADQYTGFTGASQADMDTVLADAKWPNSPDVVRYTPGMTFGETTNFGDTWGDNHMVAMRAILRPTESGQYRFFVRSDDASRLYINTSGAAIPDPLVALPIAQENGCCGPFENPGAAQNADDGTFPTSEPINLTAGQSYGLLFLVKEGGGGDWGQVAWRREGDTTPAASLTALSAHVYWYGPPVVQEIAIDSIALQGGNVVITYATGTLQSAPAVTGPWTDVAGASSPYSTAPTGDGTYFRVRQ; encoded by the coding sequence AACTTTGTGAACACCATGCCCTGGGTGGATTCGGGCGGGAATCCCGGTGGATTCCTCGCACTGACCTGGCCCATCGGCAGTCTGTACCAAGGGGTGATCTTCCCGGACATCGATCCGGGCAAGATCGTCACCGGATTCAATTTCAAGTGCGACATCCGGACCGGCAACAGCACGGGCGACCGTGTGGCCGACGGCTTCAGCGTCAGCTTCGCGCGCGATGGGGATCCGGTTTTGGGTGACATCAACAACATGGGGAACTTCGCCGGTGGCATTGCCGAGGGCGGCACGACCACGGGTATCGCGGTGCTGTTCGACACCTGGTCGGGCAACACGCTCCCCGACGGAGCCGACATCGAAGGCATCATTGTCCGCGTGGACAACCGGACGGTCCTGCGTCAGGCGCTGCCGACGCGGCATGGCGCCTGCACGGACATCACCAGCCTCCAGACGGGGCCTTGGGATTCGGAGTACTGGGCACAAGGCGGCGATCCGATGGATCCGGCCTCGTGGGCGGGCCTCTGCTGGCAGCCGTTCGAGATCGATCTGACCCAGGACGGCAAGCTGACGGTGGCCTGGAAGGGCAACAAGGTGCTGGACGCGTTCCAGACCGACTACTTCCCGAGCGCGGGTCGGATCGTGTTTGCGGGCCGGACCGGTGGCGCCAACGGGCACACGCACATCGATAATCTTCAACTGACCACGGTGGCTGTGGAAAGCGGCGGACCGCCTACCGCTCCGGGTGCGCTCACTGTGGCGCAGGCTGGCGCGCGTCGCGTTGCGTTGAGCTGGGGCCCGGCCACCACGCCGGATGGGACCCGCGTGGCCTACCGCCTGAGCCGCAATGGCAACCAGTTGGGGGGACTCCTTACCGAAACAACCTACGAAGATCGCGGGCTAAGCCCCGGAACGACTTACAACTACTCCGTGGTGGCGGTTAATTTGGCGGGCCAGGACGGACCGGCGGCGACCGTATCCGCGACGACGGTGGCAGAGGTGGCTGGAATCGGCTTCCCGCTGGTGCGCATCTATGACGGATTTGGCGGCGCCGGCCAGTTCGACATCGACACCGTACTCGCCGATCCCAAGTGGCCCAACAGCCCGGACCGGACCTTCTACGCCAATGGGCTGAACTTCGCCGACTTTGGCGACAACTACATGGCGGCGATCTCGACGACGATCACCGTTCCCGAGACCGGCCAGTACCGGTTCTTCGTTCGGAGCGACGACGCCTCGCGCTTCTACATCAACCCGACCGGCACGGCGATCCCGAACCCGCTGGTGGACCTCCCGGTGGCCCAGGAAAACGGCTGCTGCGGTCCCTTTGAAGAACCCGGGGCCGGTGAGAATGTCGATGATGGCACGTTCCCGACCAGCGAGCCGATTCAGCTCACGGCGGGGAGCCGCTACGGTGTGCTATTCCTGGTGAAGGAAGCGGGCGGCGGCGACTTCGGCCAGGTCGCGATGCGTCGCGAGGGGAGCACCACTCCGGCGAACCAGTTGACCCCGATTGGAGGAGCCCTGATCGAGGCTCCCGCCGATGCGGTGGGCGCTTCGGCGACCATTGTGACCCAACCGGCCGATGCCACCACGGTTGCCTACCAGCCGGTGACGTTCTCGGTCACGGCGGAAACGGTTTCTGCCTATGGCGCGGGAACCTTCTACCAGTGGTACAAGAACGACGCGCTGATTCCGAATGCCACGGCGGCGACCTACACGATTCCGGTGGCCATGCCGGCCGACAACGGGGCGAAGTTCAAGGTGCTCGTCGGAACGCTGGGTGCGAACGTGACCAGCGCCGAGGCGACTCTCACGGTGAACGCCGGGCAGGCGCCGCTGGTGGCCAACGTCGAGGGCAGCGAAAGCTTCACCGCCGCCACCGTCCGGTTCAACCAGCCGGTTTCAGCTCCTTCGTCCACGACAGTCGCCAACTACACCTTCAGCGGTGGCTTGACCGTGTCCGCAGCCACGGTGGTCGATCAGTACACGGTGCGGCTGACCACCTCGACCCAGGCGGAAGGCACCACCTACAACCTGACGGTGAACGGCGTCCAGAATCTTGGCGGCACACCCGCTGCCGCGGCCTCGGGCGTCCTCAATTCCTGGCTGCTGGTGCCGAATCGCGCCCGGGCCGACCAGTACACGGGCTTCACGGGAGCTTCCCAAGCCGACATGGACACGGTGCTGGCAGATGCCAAGTGGCCCAACAGCCCGGACGTGGTGCGTTACACCCCTGGCATGACCTTCGGGGAAACCACCAACTTCGGCGACACCTGGGGTGACAACCACATGGTGGCCATGCGGGCGATCCTGCGTCCGACCGAATCCGGTCAGTACCGGTTCTTTGTCCGCAGCGACGATGCGTCCCGGCTGTATATCAACACCAGCGGTGCCGCCATTCCCGATCCCCTGGTGGCCCTTCCGATCGCCCAGGAGAACGGTTGCTGCGGGCCGTTCGAGAATCCGGGAGCGGCCCAGAATGCCGACGATGGGACCTTCCCCACCAGCGAGCCCATCAACCTCACGGCGGGACAGAGCTACGGTCTTCTCTTCCTCGTGAAGGAAGGGGGCGGCGGCGACTGGGGCCAGGTGGCCTGGCGCCGGGAAGGCGACACCACTCCCGCCGCCTCCCTGACCGCGCTGAGTGCCCATGTGTATTGGTACGGTCCGCCGGTCGTGCAGGAGATCGCCATCGACTCCATCGCGTTGCAAGGCGGGAACGTCGTGATCACCTACGCGACGGGAACTCTGCAATCCGCACCTGCTGTGACCGGTCCTTGGACTGACGTGGCGGGAGCCTCGTCGCCGTACTCCACGGCGCCGACGGGCGACGGCACCTATTTCCGCGTCCGGCAGTAG